In a genomic window of Acyrthosiphon pisum isolate AL4f unplaced genomic scaffold, pea_aphid_22Mar2018_4r6ur Scaffold_21759;HRSCAF=24787, whole genome shotgun sequence:
- the LOC107882512 gene encoding uncharacterized protein LOC107882512, translated as MAAKWRIFRRPIIAGEKTVVAIVQATVVLHNYIKKYEKNQGIFMYCPPPQNDHNIPRTFEINGALEPIGPVGSNHYGIDAKEVREKLKFHLMNEGNVEFQYDRI; from the exons ATGGCTGCCAAATGGCGAATCTTTCGCCGACCAATTATAGCAGGAGAAAAAACAGTAGTTGCTATAGTACAAGCAACAGTTGTactacacaattatattaaaaaatatgagaaAAACCAAG GCATTTTTATGTATTGTCCTCCACCACAAAATGACCATAATATTCCTAGAACTTTTGAAATCAATGGAGCATTGGAGCCAATTGGTCCTGTAGGATCTAACCATTATGGGATTGATGCCAAAGAAGTCagggaaaaattaaaatttcatctTATGAATGAAGGCAATGTGGAATTTCAATatgatagaatataa
- the LOC107882505 gene encoding uncharacterized protein LOC107882505: protein MCKMFVIAKNEKHVCHNSGTPKEMSKCHPIKPRTVATTSSFKELMQECGVNDEADKEPEEETELLDFSTQLIIEVEKRRPLWDARLPKADRYPQIINRLWMEIINVLNCGSLFTTKQLEKKFGYLKEQYRREKSKLIKPSGAQGGKQLKQWMHFKSLTFLDEVYVQNK, encoded by the exons ATGTGCAAAATGTTTGTCATagctaaaaatgaaaaacatgtCTGCCACAACTCTGGAACACCTAAAG agaTGTCAAAATGTCATCCCATAAAGCCTCGGACCGTTGCCACAACAAGCTCCTTTAAGGAGTTGATGCAAGAATGTGGAGTGAATGATGAAGCAGACAAAGAGCCAGAAGAGGAAACGGAATTATTAGATTTCAGTACTCAATTGATAATAGAGGTTGAAAAAAGAAGACCTCTTTGGGATGCTAGGCTTCCAAAAGCTGACAGATACCCGCAAATTATTAACAGATTATGGatggaaataataaatgtactgaATT GTGGGTCACTTTTCACAACTAAacagttagaaaaaaaatttggctaTTTGAAAGAGCAGTACCGCAGAGAAAAATCCAAATTGATAAAGCCAAGTGGTGCACAAGgtggaaaacaattaaaacaatggATGCATTTTAAAAGTCTAACATTTTTAGATGAagtttatgtacaaaataagtaa
- the LOC107882506 gene encoding protein ANTAGONIST OF LIKE HETEROCHROMATIN PROTEIN 1-like gives MNRNYEYEKALWRRKMIIICAMRLQLAKRNSKKRWYVRPIFQERRNLGHHTLLVEEYKLNNSAKFYNFMRMSSSNFEDLLSMVGLLVYRIPTRPDVLSPGEILSATIRYLASGDSMSSIMYAFRIGESTVSIIVRECCLAIWKVLKIKVLFTPSTQGWIQIANEFHNNWNMPNCIGAMDGKHVVHQAFANTGSVYYNYKGSHSIVLLAVCDADYNYLLVDIGAPGRNSDGGVFRQSTLGKKIINNDIKFPNPPTSVRQIKPGSQMY, from the exons atgaataggaattatgaatatgaaaaAGCCTTGTGGAGaagaaaaatgataataatttgtgcAATGAGACTACAACTGGCAAAGAG gAATTCCAAAAAGAGATGGTATGTACGGCCAATTTTTCAAGAAAGAAGGAACTTGGGTCACCACACTTTATTAGTTGAAGAATATAAACTTAACAACTCTgctaagttttataattttatgagaaTGAGTTCTTCCAATTTTGAAGATTTACTTAGTATGGTTGGTCTATTAGTGTACCGAATTCCAACACGACCTGATGTTTTGTCTCCAGGCGAAATTTTGTCTGCAACTATAAG GTATTTGGCTAGTGGTGATAGCATGTCAAGTATTATGTATGCTTTCCGAATAGGAGAATCAACAGTGTCAATTATTGTTAGAGAATGTTGTTTAGCAATATGGAAAGTCttgaaaataaaa GTTTTATTTACCCCAAGTACACAAGGTTGGATACAAATTGCAAatgaatttcataataattggaACATGCCTAATTGTATAGGCGCTATGGATGGAAAACACGTTGTACACCAG gcATTTGCAAATACTGGGTCCGTGTACTACAACTATAAAGGTTCTCATAGTATAGTGCTTCTTGCTGTTTGTGATGCCGATTACAACTATTTATTAGTTGACATTGGTGCACCAGGTCGTAATAGTGATGGAGGTGTATTTAGGCAAAGTACtttgggtaaaaaaattattaataatgatattaaatttccaaaccCCCCCACATCGGTCCGGCAG ATTAAGCCGGGCTCGCAGATGTATTGA